Proteins encoded in a region of the Neodiprion lecontei isolate iyNeoLeco1 chromosome 5, iyNeoLeco1.1, whole genome shotgun sequence genome:
- the LOC107217901 gene encoding zinc finger protein OZF-like, whose amino-acid sequence MTVGLIISTIFIKLIPSDPLSIPLSQCRVSSATSVHFLNNERTPELMIEIIEKVTKETRKKRKSNNRPSVMLGETEVNFEIRDTKLNQSKNTKKGIKLQCDLCEKVYFNKNKLASHIKQHAYKCMTCAKTFALKRDLKLHMEEIHGPQMHECSVCEYKSNKKWTLRDHFVRKHTDNYQFSCKFCSKLFKIQNNLKQHINQMHSGNPPIVCEVCGHESKNLHALKSHIKYIHEKPEHVCKICKRRLVSQKGLEQHLHWHETKERVVCEQCGKMFHIPYDLEVHMRSHTGIKPYSCTVCAQSFARRNTLRQHLLIHTGKRPYVCDICGKTFTQKPGLTSHRKSHPGSHPPLPRVYIDSILQGLSRDTKDHPKEVQD is encoded by the exons atgacTGTCGGATTAATTATATCTACCATATTTATCAA ACTCATACCATCAGATCCCTTGAGCATTCCATTGTCGCAATGTCGAGTATCTTCTGCAACAAGTGTGCACTTTTTGAATAATGAACGCACACCGGAATTGATGATTGAGATAATAGAAAAGGTTACCAAGGAAACCCGAAAGAAGCGTAAGAGTAATAACAGACCCAGTGTTATGCTTGGAGAGACTGAAGTAAACTTTGAAATACGTGATACGAAATTGAATCAAAGTAAGAATACAAAGAAGGGAATAAAATTGCAATGTGACTTATGCgaaaaagtatattttaataaaaataagcttGCATCGCACATAAAACAGCACGCCTACAAATGCATGACGTGCGCGAAAACCTTTGCCCTGAAACGGGACCTTAAACTTCATATGGAGGAAATTCACGGGCCACAAATGCACGAGTGCAGCGTATGTGAATACAAGAGTAATAAAAAGTGGACACTGAGGGATCATTTCGTCAGAAAACACACAGACAACTATCAGTTCTCATGTAAATTTTGTAGTAAACtatttaaaatacaaaataatctAAAACAACACATTAACCAGATGCACAGCGGCAATCCACCTATTGTCTGTGAAGTTTGCGGTCATGAAAGTAAGAATTTACACGCTTTGAAGTCTCACATAAAGTATATTCACGAGAAGCCAGAGCatgtttgtaaaatttgtaaacgGCGGCTTGTCTCCCAAAAAGGGCTTGAGCAGCACCTTCACTGGCACGAAACCAAGGAGAGAGTTGTATGTGAACAATgtggaaaaatgtttcacatCCCGTACGATTTGGAAGTCCATATGCGATCGCACACCGGTATTAAACCTTACTCCTGCACCGTATGCGCTCAGTCATTTGCTCGCAGGAATACTCTCAGACAACATCTGCTCATTCACACTGGAAAACGGCCCTACGTATGTGACATATGCGGCAAGACATTCACCCAGAAACCCGGGCTAACCAGTCATAGAAAATCACATCCCGGTTCTCATCCGCCACTACCCAGAGTTTATATTGATAGCATTCTCCAGGGTTTATCTAGGGATACAAAAGATCATCCAAAAGAGGTCCAAGATTAA